In Geothermobacter ehrlichii, the sequence CGAAGCCGTAGGAGATGGCGGCGGCATGGATAATGGCAGGGACCGCGCCTTCCTTCATCACCTGGTGAGCGGTGAACAGGCCCTTCATCAGTTCTGGGAGGTCGTCTGGCTTCGGGCAGACATAATGAACGAGCTGTTTCTGGTAGGAAATGGTTTGACCGACGTAGTTCTGGTTGGCCCGGTAGTCCGCGTCCCGGAACCGGGGATCGACAATGCGGTTCTGCAGGTCGATCAGGAGAGGCTTCTCGCAAAAGTCCTTGTGCTCGGCCATTTCCAGCAAGCCGATGAACTTCTCTGTCCGGGAGGCGCTCGGCTTGATGTGTTCGATCTCGAACGAGGATTTGGTCTCTTTGTTGTAGAGATAGCTCAGTGCCCGTCTGAGAAGCTCCGGTGGATAGGAGGTCACGACCTCTTCGCACCGTTTCCGCAGGTCGATTTCCTCCATGGCGGCGAGTTTTTCGGTGCGCCGGATGATGGGACAAAAATCTTTCCCGCCAAGCAGATTGTCGATGACCCTCTGACGTCGCACGCGACGACCGGGCGCTGCGGTGTAGTAACGGTCCGGCTCAAGCAGTTCTGTGTAATTCCCCCTGGTCAGGTCCGGCAGTGGGAGTTCCCGTCCGGTCAGGAATTCATACAGGAACCAGATCCTGCGGGCGTATTTTCCGGTCGGTTTCGAGCTGATCCAGGCCGTTATCTCATCTGCCGGAACCACATCGAAAAGGGCCGACAGGATTCCCAGGTTGACACCATCATATTTGAGGGCGAACTCCAGATGATCTCCCGTCCCGTCTCCAGGCCAATAAGACTGGGAATAGACCGATTCCACCTGCCCATCCTGAATGGTCGAGCGCAGTGTCCCGGTTGGGCTGACGGAGGAGGTGTGCCAGTTTGGTAAAACGCTCAAGCCGTACTGTTCGATCAGAAACGCATATCCCGCCAGCCGGTTCTGTGTTGTGTCCAATGTCATCGCACCTCAAAAAGTCGTTACGGTTCTCAAAAAAAAATTACCAGAGGCCTGTTTTGCAAAAATATAGTTACATAAACGCTGGTTTGCAAGAAAATTGTTTAGATAGCGGGAGTGTGGGTGAGGTAGGGGATAAAAATGGTTTGGATCTCAAAAAACGCGTTTGTATCTTGAAGAACGATTAAAAACAGACTCTCTTCGAGAAAAACAGTTACAGATGGAGGGGGAGGGGGCGTGGCGTCGACCGGGTCACCTTCGGCATTTCGCTGATTTCCTTGATGATGCCGGGACGAGGCATCTTGCGACCTCGTTGACCCGACAAACAAAACGGGCAGCCCTGGTTGGGCTGCCCGTTGCTTTTGGGGTTGGTTGTGGTGGATTTGGCGGCTGACCGTCAGAGCAGTTCCTTCACCTGGGCGACGATGTTCTCCACGGTGAAGCCGAAGTGGCGGAACAGTTCGGCGGCCGGGCCGCTGGCGCCGTAGCCGGTCATGCCGATGATCCGCCCCTCTGTGCCGACCCAGCGCTCCCAGCCGAAGGTCGATCCGGCCTCCACCGCCAGCCGCTTGCGGCAGGCGGCCGGCAGGACCGACTCGATGTAGGCGGCGTCCTGCTGTTCGAACAGTTCCCAGCTCGGCAGGTTGACCACCCGCACGCCGATGCCTTCGGCGGCCAGCTGCTTCTGCGCCTCGAGCGCCAGGGGGACTTCCGAGCCGGTGGCGATGATGATCGCCTGCAGCTCGCCGTCTTCTTTCGACAGCACATAGCCGCCGCGGTGCAGCTCGGCGGCCGGTGCCAGCTGCTGCCGGTCGAAGTTGGCCCATCCCTGGCGGGAGAGGATGAGGGCGGTGGGGCCGCCCTGGTTGCGGATGGCCGCCTTCCAGGCCTCGACCGTCTCGCTGGCGTCGGCCGGGCGGATCACTGTCAGGTTGGGCACTGCCCGCAGGTTGGCCAGCTGCTCGATCGGCTGGTGGGTCGGGCCGTCCTCGCCGAGACCGATGGAGTCGTGGGTCAGCACGTAGACGACCTGCAGGCCCATCATCGCGGCCAGCCGCATGGGCGGCCGCATGTAGTCAGCGAAGATGGCGAAGGTGCCGCCGTAGGGAATCAGTCCGGGGATGTGGGCCAGGCCGTTGAGGATCGCCCCCATGCCGTGCTCGCGGACGCCGAAGTGGATGTTGCGGCCGACGGTGCAGGCGGTGAAGGAGCCTTCGTCCTGCAGCACCGTGTTGTTGGACGGCCCCAGGTCGGCGGAGCCGCCGAGCAGAAAGGGCAGCTTTGCCGCCAGGGCGTTGAGGGTCTTGCCGCTGGCCTGCCGGGTGGCGAGCTTCTCGCCGGCGGCGAAGTCGGGCAGCTCGTCCCAGCCGGCCGGCAGTTCGCCGGCGGCGGCCCGCTGCCAGTCGCGCAGGGCCTCGTTCTCCTTCAGCTCGGCCTCGAAGGCGCTCTGCCAGGCGGCTTCGAGCTCGGCACCGCGTTCAACCGCCTCGGCCATGTGCCGGCGGACGTCGTCGGGGACTTCGAAGCTCTTTTGCGGATCGCGGCCGAAGAAGGCCTTGGCGCCGGCCAGTTCCTCGGCGCCGAGGGGCGCGCCATGGGCGCCTGCCGTGTCCTGTTTGGTCGGTGCGCCGAAACCGATGTGGCTGCGGGCGATGATCAGCGAGGGGCGCGGCGAATGCTTGGCGCAGGCGATGGCGCGGTCGAGATCCTGCAGGTTTTCACCCTCGACGTGCTGCACCTGCCAGCCGTAGCTGAGGTAGCGGGTGGCCACCTCCTCGGTGAAGGCCAGGCTGGTGTCGCCCTCGATGGTGATGCGGTTGTCGAGGTAGAGATAGACCAGGTTGCCCAGTCGCAGGTGGCCGGCCAGGGAGGCGGCTTCGGAGGCGACGCCCTCCATCAGGTCGCCGTCGGAGCAGAGGGCGTAGATGGTGCTGTCGAACAGCTTTTCGCTCACCCTTTTCTGCAGAAAGCGCAGGCCCATGGCCATGCCGACGCCGACCGAAATCCCCTGTCCGAGCGGACCGGTGGTGGTCTCGATGCCGGGGGCGTGGCCGAATTCGGGGTGGCCGGCGGTGGGGCTGCCGAGCTGGCGGAAGTTTTTCAGGTCGTCCAGCGACAGGCCGTAGCCGGTCAGGTGCAGCATGGAGTAGAGCAGGGCCGAGGCATGACCGCAGGAGAGGATGAAGCGGTCGCGGCCGGCCCAGTCGGGATTCTGCGGATTGTGGCGCATGTGCCGGGCAAAGAGGAGGTAGGCGATTGGCGCGGCCTCCATCGGGGTGCCCGGATGACCGGAGTTGGCCTTTTCCACCATGTCGGCGGAGAGCAGGCGGATGGTGTCGACGGCCCGGCGGGCCTGGTCCAGGTTCAGCGGCGGCAGAGTCATGGTTTTTGTTCCTCCAGGGCTCGAGAATGTGCGCATTCAAGCAGGAACGGGGAAATTTTTCAAGGCTCAAAAGGCACTGCCCAGCCCCCCGGCGGTCGTCCCGCCGGAAGGTGCCGGTGCAAGCGGTTGAAATGAGGAGGGACTGCGGCGTTTCGCCTTTTTTGCCACCGGCCGATGGCGGTGTCGGCAAGAACCAGCTGGCAAGAGGAACGACTCCAACCCACCCTCCCCGCTGAAGGTCGAGGGATTTTTCGTCAGATCAAGGCGGCCAACGCTTAAGCTGGCGAAAAAGAACCGCCCCCGGCAAAAGGATAGGGCCGGAAGCGGGGGAGGTATCCCAGTTCCGGCCCTGGTCCTGTCTCAAGGTAAGGAAAGAAAGAAGGTCGGCCGTCCCGCCTGCCACAACGGGACGACGTTGGCTGCAGGATATCGCCTCGGCCGTCCGCCGCCCACCGCCATAGCCGCACGGCATCTCTCGGCACGGCACATGCCCGGACTGTGGCGATGCACAGCCGGCTTCAGACCTCCAGGCGGAAGGCGCAGTGGCGCTTGAGCATCGCCAGGTCGTGCCGGCGTTCCCCTCGCCAGTCGCGCAGCAGGCGTTCGGCCAGGGTGACGCCTTCTTCGGCGATCTGTTGCAGCGGGTCGAGATAGACTGTTTCGTCGCAGCCGTGGTGGTTGTGGCGCTGCTGTCGCCGCAGGCCCTGCCAGGCCAGTTCGAGCACGTCCCGGGCCAGATCGCGCAACAGCCGGCCATTCTGTCTGGTCTGCAGTCCCGCCTTCCACGACTGCCGGTAGCTCCGGTGCAGGGCGTCGATGTCGCCGGGCCAGAGCAGGCACCAGGCGGTTTCCGCCGTGTCCCGGTCGTAGAAGAGGCCCTTGAGCAGTGCCGCGACGCTGAGGGTCAGCCCCTGCGGCAGTGAGTCGGAACTGCGGATCTCGATCTGCGGCCGCAGGCGGACCTCGGGAAAGAGGGTTGACAGGTGCAGGTCCCAGTCGGCGAGGGTGGCCCGGTGGCTGGCGAAGCCCTCGGCCAGGTAGCGCCGGAAGGTGAAGCGTCGGCCGGTCAGGTCGAGGTAGCGGCCGTCGCGGACGATGAAGTACATCGGTACGTCGAGGGCGTAGTCGGTGTAGGTCTCCAGGGAGGCGCCGTCGGCGAACAGTGCCGGGATCAGGCCGCAGCGGTCGGGGTCGGTGCGCGACCAGATTTCGCCGCGGGTCGATAGGAAGCCGCTCGGCCGGCCGTCCATGAAGGGCGAGTTGGCGAACAGGGCGTAGAGCAGGGGGGCGAGCGCCTGGCCGAGGCGCAGCTTGAAGACGGCGTCCTCTTCGTCTTCGAAGTCGAGATTGACCTGCAGGCCGGCGCTCTGTTTCATCATCCGCTGCCCCATGTCGCCGGTGCGCTCCATGTAGGGGCCCATGATGCCGTAGCGGGACTTGGGCAGCCAGTCGATCTTCTCCAGCGGCGTGAAGGGCTGGACGCCGAGGCCGAGAAAGGTCAGTCCCAGGGGTTCGGCGGCGCGCACCACGGCGGCGACGTGGGCGGCGAAATCCCCTTCGCAGCAGTGGATGTCCGGGCAGAAGCGGCCGGACAGCTCGATCTGTCCCCCCGGCTCGAGGGTGATGGAGGAATGCTCGCCGAGCAGGGCGATCACTTCTCCCTCTTCCCGGACCTCCGTCCAGGGCCGGTCGGTGGCCAGCTGTTCGAGCAGCTGGCGGATGCGGGAATAGGGGGCGGCCTCGCCGCTTTCGCTGTCGATGACCAGTTTCTCCGTTTCGGCACCGACGCCGAAATCCGCGGCGGGACGGGCGCCGCGGCGCAGAAAGTCGGTCAGCTGGGCAAGGTCGGTGACGGGCTGCTCGAGATCGGGTCTGTTCAGGGTGCTCATGAACAGGAGATTACCATGCCCCGGCCGCTTTGTCTCGGGGGCGTGGCGGCTTGCCGGGCCGGAGGCCTGGCCAAAGAGGAAAAGAGCGCTATGCTTGAAACAGGAAGGCACGATGCCTTGCGCATGGTCCGAAAGGAGGTCCGGCATGAGCGTACCCGACAGGAAAATACTGATGGTTGTGACCAGCCACGACTGTATCGACGTCGATCACCCCACCGGTCTCTGGCTGGAAGAGTTCGCCGTACCCTGGCAGATATTCCGCGCGGCCGGAATATCGGTGACGGTTGCCAGCCCCCTCGGGGGAGCCGCCCCGCTCGATCCACGCTCGCTCGAGGATGATGCCAGAGTTGCCGCCTGGGCCGAGGCGCGGTCCGCCCTGATGGAGACGATGCCGCTGCGCACGCTGCCGATGCATCGTTTCGACGCTGTCTTTCTGGTTGGCGGCCATGGCACCATGTTCGATTTTCCCGAATGCCCCGAGCTGCAGGTCCTGCTGCGGACCCACTTTGCGAATGGAAGCCTGGTGGCCGCTGTCTGTCACGGCCCGGCGGGTCTGGTGGGTGTCGATCTGGACGACGGCTCGCCGCTGGTCGCCGGCCGGCGGCTGACCGCCTTTACCGACGCCGAGGAACGGGCGGTGGAGCTGGACGGGCTGATGCCGTTTTTGCTCGAGAGCGAACTGCGCGAGCGGGGAGCCGATTTTGTCGCCGGGGAAGCCTGGCGCAGCCATGTCGAGATCGACGGCAACCTGATCACCGGTCAGAATCCGGCTTCGAGTGCCGCTGCGGCCGAGGCGGTGCTGCAGCGTCTGCCGGACTGAGTGGGGAACGGTCGGCTGTCGGCCGGGTCGTCGATGCGGTCCTTGCGCTATAATGGAATGAGTGAAAGGCCCGCAACAGGCCCGGCAGAAGAAAGGAGCAGCATATGAAAAGGGAAGAAGTCCGCAAACTCTGTCAGGATGTCCGTCAGGGGCGTATCCGCGAAGTCGAGCACATGATCACCCACCAGCACGGAGAGGTTGTCGCCTGTGAAGGAACCATGCTGGAAGTGAGGACCGGTGAAAGCTACCAGCGGTGGGCCGGTGAAAACTGCGAACGGTCCTGAGGCTGCTGAAAAAGACCCGTCAGTGGTGTCTTTTGAGCAGTCTGCGTTGTCAACCAAGCTCAGGCGGGTCGAGCACCCGCCTTTTTTATTTTCTGCTCGCTTTTTCCACATCGGCCGCCTGGCCGAGGATCAGCAGCAGGTCGCTGTCCTTGATCTGACGTTCCGCCGGCGGCATGAGAATGAATTCGTCGGTTAGCACGTCCTTGATGCCGAGGATGTAGATGTTGAAGCGGCGGCGCAGGTCGAGCTCGATCAGGGTCTTGCCGATGAAGGACCGCGGCGGGGCGAGTTCGTGCAGGGCGTAGCCCCCGGTCATGCTGAGCATGTCGAGGATGTTGGGGCTGGCCAGGTTGCGGGCGACCTTGATCGCCATGTCCTTTTCCGGATAGACGACTTCGTCGGCGCCGACCTTGCGCAGAATGCGGCCGTGATCTTCGTTGACCGACTTGACCACCAGCCGTTTCACTCCCAGTTCCTTCAGGTAGAGCGTGGCCAGGGTGGCGGCGTGCGAGCGCTCGCCGATGGCGACCACCACGGCATCCATTTCGGTGACACCCTGAGAGGCGAGGAATTCCTTGTCGGCGGCGTCGGCGACGATGGCGACCGAGCAGTATTCGCTGATCTCCTGCACGTGCTGCCGGTTGTTGTCGATGACCAGAACTTCGTGTCCGGCCTCGTAGAGGGTGCGGGCGATGTTCGAGCCGAAGTTGCCGGCGCCGATGATGCAGAATTTTTTCATGGGCTGGACTCCCTTGCAAACGTGTGGCCGCGTCTTATCCGATCATCACCTGTTCTTCAGCGTAGCGAATCTGCCGCTTTCCCGCCCGGCGGACAAAGGCGAAGGCGAGGGTCAGGATGCCCACCCGGCCGACGAACATCAGGCCGATGATGATCATCTTGCCGAGCGGAAGCAGTTCGCCGGTGACGCCCAGCGACAGGCCGACCGTGGCGAAGGCCGACACCGTCTCGAAGGCGTAGTCGAGCAGGGCGTTGCGGCTCTGGGTTGCCGGCAGGCCGTGCACCTGGACGGTCAGCAGCAGAAAGATGGCCGCGCCGCAGACGATGACCGACAGCAGGACCAGGGTCAGGGCGCGGGTGGTCAGTTCGTCCGGCACGGTGCGGCGGAAGATGTTGGTGTGCCTTTCCCCTTTCAGCCGGTTGTGCAGAATGGCGAAGATCAGGGCGAAGCTGGTGGTCTTGATGCCGCCGCCGCAGGAGCCGGGCGAGGCGCCGATGAACATGAGAAACATGATCAGTACCAGGGTCGGCACCTCGAGCAGGTTCAGGTCGATGGTGTTGAAGCCGGCTGTTCGCGCGGTGACTGACTGGAAGAGGACCATCCAGAAGCCGTCGGCGGCACCCATGGTGCGCAGCTCGCCGGGGATTTCCAGCAGTGCCAGCAGCAGCGCGCCGCCGAGGGTCAGGGCGCAGCTGGTGACCAGGACCAGCCGGGTGTGCAGCGAGAGCCGGTGCCGCGGCTGGCGACGGCGGGTCAGGCCGAACAGCTCCTGCAGCACCAGAAAGCCGATGCCGCCGGCGGTGATCAGCCCCATGATGGTCAGGTTGACCAGCGGGTCGTCGTGAAAGCCGACCAGACTGTCCGGAAAGAGGCTGAAACCGGCGTTGCAGAAGGCCGAAACCGAATGGAACAGGGCGCTCCACAGCCCCTGGACCAGGCCGAGTTGCGGTACCAGGCGGATGGCCAGCAGCGCCGCGCCGATACCCTCGATGACGATGGTCAGCAGGAAGATCTTGCCGACCAGCTCCTGCACCGAGGCGTAGGGCTGCGGCAGCAGGGTCTGTTCGATCTGCTGCCGGCCGCGCAGGCTCATGCCGCCGCCGAGATAGGAGAGCAGGTAGACCGAAAAGGTGGTGATGCCCAGGCCGCCGGTCTGAATCAGCAACAGCACCACCAGCTGGCCGAACCAGCTCAGCCGGCTGCCGGTGTCGACCACCACCAGTCCGGTCACGCACTGGGCGCTGGTGGCGGTAAAGATGGCGTCGAGAAAGGTGAGGGGTTCGCCGCTGCTGGCCAGGGGCAGGCGCAACAGCAGGCCGCCGAGCAGGATGGCCAGGACGTAATAGAGCAGCAGAACCTGGCCGGGCGAGAACCGCCAGGTCTGTCGGGGTTGTTGCAGGGCGCACATGGAGTGGGATTTTACTCCCCTCCGGCGCATTTGGCCAGCCCTTCAGTCTGAGGGTGGCTGCTGCCCGGACTCAGTCAAGAAACAGGTCGGGCAACAGCTCTTCTCCCGGTTTGACCGCGTAGCGTTCCAGGTCGCCGATTCCTTCTTCCGCCAGAACCTCCTCGTCGATGAAGAAGTTGCCGCTGCAACTGCGGCTGTCGCGGCAGAGAATGGCGTGGGCGGCGTCGGCGACGATCTCGGGTTTGCGGCACTGCTCCGGCCTGACCAGGCCGCCGAGCATCGCCAGGGCGGCGGTGGCGATCACCGTTCGCGGCCAGAGGGCGTTGACGGCGATGCCGTCGGGGCGGAATTCCTCGGCCATGCCCAGCACGCACATGCTCATGCCGTACTTGGCCATGGTGTAGGCGACATGGCTTCTGAACCAGCGCGGGTGCATGTTCAGCGGCGGTGACAGGGTCAGAATGTGGGGGTTGTCGGCCTTCTTCAGGTGCGGCAGACAGGCCTGGCAGCAGAGAAAGGTGCCGCGGACGTTGACCTGGTGCATCAGGTCGAAACGTTTGACCGGGGTCTCCAGGGTGCCGGCGAGATAGATGGCGCTGGCGTTGTTGACCAGGATGTCGATGCCGCCGAAGCGTTCGACCGACGCCGTGACCGCCGCTTCGATCGCTTCCGGCTTTCGGATGTCGCACTTGACCGCCAGGGCCCGGCCGCCGGCCGCTTCGATTTCGGCCGCCGCGGTATGAATGGTGCCCGGCAGCCGGGGATTGGGGACGTTCGACTTGGCTGCGATGACGATGTTCGCGCCGTCGGCGGCGGCGCGCAGGGCGATCGCCTTGCCGATGCCGCGGCTGGCGCCGGTGATGAAGAGGGTCTTGTTTTTCAGGTTTTTCATGGGAGCCTCGTCGTCTTGTTGTAATGGTTTTTCTCTTCTTTCAAATCATACCTGCTCTCCCCCGCCCTGTCAGAAAAGGCGGAAAACCATCACCCACAGACCGTGGTTGGCGATCAGGGAAAGCATCGCCAGGGCCAGCAGACCTTTGCCCCATCGGCTGGCCAGTCGCGGCCAGAGCCAGATGCCGGCCAGGGTGACGACGACGATTTCGGCCAGGGCGGCTGGAATGCCATGATAGGCCGGATTCCA encodes:
- a CDS encoding Fic family protein; translated protein: MTLDTTQNRLAGYAFLIEQYGLSVLPNWHTSSVSPTGTLRSTIQDGQVESVYSQSYWPGDGTGDHLEFALKYDGVNLGILSALFDVVPADEITAWISSKPTGKYARRIWFLYEFLTGRELPLPDLTRGNYTELLEPDRYYTAAPGRRVRRQRVIDNLLGGKDFCPIIRRTEKLAAMEEIDLRKRCEEVVTSYPPELLRRALSYLYNKETKSSFEIEHIKPSASRTEKFIGLLEMAEHKDFCEKPLLIDLQNRIVDPRFRDADYRANQNYVGQTISYQKQLVHYVCPKPDDLPELMKGLFTAHQVMKEGAVPAIIHAAAISYGFVFIHPFEDGNGRIHRFLIHNILSLRGAIPKGLMFPISAAMLKNPTLYDHSLKAYSSPLMRLVEYDLDELGQMTVLGETGRLYRYIDMTAQAEALYDFVKLTIEHELVEELDFLANYDRTKQAIQEIVDMPDRLIDLFIQLCLQNNGRLSARKRESHFVFLTDDELASMENAVREGYARN
- the tkt gene encoding transketolase, yielding MTLPPLNLDQARRAVDTIRLLSADMVEKANSGHPGTPMEAAPIAYLLFARHMRHNPQNPDWAGRDRFILSCGHASALLYSMLHLTGYGLSLDDLKNFRQLGSPTAGHPEFGHAPGIETTTGPLGQGISVGVGMAMGLRFLQKRVSEKLFDSTIYALCSDGDLMEGVASEAASLAGHLRLGNLVYLYLDNRITIEGDTSLAFTEEVATRYLSYGWQVQHVEGENLQDLDRAIACAKHSPRPSLIIARSHIGFGAPTKQDTAGAHGAPLGAEELAGAKAFFGRDPQKSFEVPDDVRRHMAEAVERGAELEAAWQSAFEAELKENEALRDWQRAAAGELPAGWDELPDFAAGEKLATRQASGKTLNALAAKLPFLLGGSADLGPSNNTVLQDEGSFTACTVGRNIHFGVREHGMGAILNGLAHIPGLIPYGGTFAIFADYMRPPMRLAAMMGLQVVYVLTHDSIGLGEDGPTHQPIEQLANLRAVPNLTVIRPADASETVEAWKAAIRNQGGPTALILSRQGWANFDRQQLAPAAELHRGGYVLSKEDGELQAIIIATGSEVPLALEAQKQLAAEGIGVRVVNLPSWELFEQQDAAYIESVLPAACRKRLAVEAGSTFGWERWVGTEGRIIGMTGYGASGPAAELFRHFGFTVENIVAQVKELL
- a CDS encoding glutamate--cysteine ligase — protein: MSTLNRPDLEQPVTDLAQLTDFLRRGARPAADFGVGAETEKLVIDSESGEAAPYSRIRQLLEQLATDRPWTEVREEGEVIALLGEHSSITLEPGGQIELSGRFCPDIHCCEGDFAAHVAAVVRAAEPLGLTFLGLGVQPFTPLEKIDWLPKSRYGIMGPYMERTGDMGQRMMKQSAGLQVNLDFEDEEDAVFKLRLGQALAPLLYALFANSPFMDGRPSGFLSTRGEIWSRTDPDRCGLIPALFADGASLETYTDYALDVPMYFIVRDGRYLDLTGRRFTFRRYLAEGFASHRATLADWDLHLSTLFPEVRLRPQIEIRSSDSLPQGLTLSVAALLKGLFYDRDTAETAWCLLWPGDIDALHRSYRQSWKAGLQTRQNGRLLRDLARDVLELAWQGLRRQQRHNHHGCDETVYLDPLQQIAEEGVTLAERLLRDWRGERRHDLAMLKRHCAFRLEV
- a CDS encoding type 1 glutamine amidotransferase domain-containing protein codes for the protein MSVPDRKILMVVTSHDCIDVDHPTGLWLEEFAVPWQIFRAAGISVTVASPLGGAAPLDPRSLEDDARVAAWAEARSALMETMPLRTLPMHRFDAVFLVGGHGTMFDFPECPELQVLLRTHFANGSLVAAVCHGPAGLVGVDLDDGSPLVAGRRLTAFTDAEERAVELDGLMPFLLESELRERGADFVAGEAWRSHVEIDGNLITGQNPASSAAAAEAVLQRLPD
- a CDS encoding TrkA C-terminal domain-containing protein, which codes for MAIKVARNLASPNILDMLSMTGGYALHELAPPRSFIGKTLIELDLRRRFNIYILGIKDVLTDEFILMPPAERQIKDSDLLLILGQAADVEKASRK
- a CDS encoding TrkH family potassium uptake protein, encoding MCALQQPRQTWRFSPGQVLLLYYVLAILLGGLLLRLPLASSGEPLTFLDAIFTATSAQCVTGLVVVDTGSRLSWFGQLVVLLLIQTGGLGITTFSVYLLSYLGGGMSLRGRQQIEQTLLPQPYASVQELVGKIFLLTIVIEGIGAALLAIRLVPQLGLVQGLWSALFHSVSAFCNAGFSLFPDSLVGFHDDPLVNLTIMGLITAGGIGFLVLQELFGLTRRRQPRHRLSLHTRLVLVTSCALTLGGALLLALLEIPGELRTMGAADGFWMVLFQSVTARTAGFNTIDLNLLEVPTLVLIMFLMFIGASPGSCGGGIKTTSFALIFAILHNRLKGERHTNIFRRTVPDELTTRALTLVLLSVIVCGAAIFLLLTVQVHGLPATQSRNALLDYAFETVSAFATVGLSLGVTGELLPLGKMIIIGLMFVGRVGILTLAFAFVRRAGKRQIRYAEEQVMIG
- a CDS encoding SDR family oxidoreductase, which translates into the protein MKNLKNKTLFITGASRGIGKAIALRAAADGANIVIAAKSNVPNPRLPGTIHTAAAEIEAAGGRALAVKCDIRKPEAIEAAVTASVERFGGIDILVNNASAIYLAGTLETPVKRFDLMHQVNVRGTFLCCQACLPHLKKADNPHILTLSPPLNMHPRWFRSHVAYTMAKYGMSMCVLGMAEEFRPDGIAVNALWPRTVIATAALAMLGGLVRPEQCRKPEIVADAAHAILCRDSRSCSGNFFIDEEVLAEEGIGDLERYAVKPGEELLPDLFLD